From one Streptomyces sp. NBC_01478 genomic stretch:
- a CDS encoding cupin domain-containing protein: MTMAYLAQPDQQQKLEWLDGGEFAVLLDAAATGGQLTVGRFSVAKGEAPPYHKHTREDEVFMLIKGSALLWCDDEEMELSEGGIVFLPRNVPHGYRITSDTADLLMICTPGGIEGMFRHAGRDLTTPRPEGFEISRDIMAEAADLYGQVIVGPPR, from the coding sequence ATGACCATGGCCTACCTCGCACAGCCCGACCAGCAGCAGAAGCTCGAATGGCTCGACGGCGGCGAGTTCGCCGTCCTCCTGGACGCCGCGGCCACCGGCGGACAGTTGACCGTGGGACGGTTCTCCGTCGCCAAGGGCGAGGCACCGCCGTACCACAAGCACACCCGTGAGGACGAGGTCTTCATGCTCATCAAGGGGAGTGCGCTGCTGTGGTGCGACGACGAGGAGATGGAGCTGTCGGAGGGCGGCATCGTCTTCCTGCCGCGGAACGTGCCGCACGGCTACCGGATCACCTCCGACACGGCCGACCTGCTGATGATCTGCACACCCGGCGGCATCGAGGGCATGTTCCGGCACGCGGGACGTGACCTCACGACCCCGCGCCCCGAGGGCTTCGAGATCTCGCGGGACATCATGGCCGAGGCCGCCGACCTGTACGGCCAGGTCATCGTCGGCCCGCCCCGCTGA
- a CDS encoding TMEM175 family protein, with product MDVSTDQELPSQDEDMEIRAVSGDRLTFFGDAVVAIALTLLALELPVPEGSTNSELWHSATSHRESYLAFMISFVVIAAHWRSHHRVFRYVTATNSRLTALTMYWLLTLVITPFATDVIGGEGAFQARFVFYAAVQFASCLLFILMVREVRRDGLQRAGTPPEVLTRSIRGIGMVALGFLVSIPVSLVTHWAYLCWIVVPVADTVVDRRRSRSAQQGPAD from the coding sequence ATGGATGTCTCGACTGATCAAGAACTGCCGTCCCAGGACGAGGACATGGAGATCCGGGCGGTCTCCGGTGACCGGCTCACGTTCTTCGGGGACGCGGTGGTCGCCATCGCGCTCACGCTGCTGGCTCTGGAACTGCCGGTGCCGGAGGGGTCGACCAACTCCGAGTTGTGGCACTCGGCCACGTCACACCGCGAGAGCTATCTGGCGTTCATGATCAGTTTCGTGGTGATCGCCGCCCACTGGCGTTCGCACCACCGCGTGTTCCGTTACGTCACGGCGACCAACAGCCGGTTGACGGCCCTGACCATGTACTGGCTGCTCACGTTGGTGATCACCCCGTTCGCGACGGACGTGATCGGCGGCGAGGGAGCGTTCCAGGCCCGGTTCGTCTTCTACGCCGCCGTGCAGTTCGCGTCCTGTCTCCTGTTCATCCTGATGGTCCGCGAGGTCCGCCGCGACGGCCTCCAACGCGCCGGCACGCCGCCCGAGGTCCTCACCCGGTCCATCCGGGGCATAGGCATGGTGGCGCTCGGCTTCCTGGTCTCGATCCCGGTCTCGCTCGTCACGCACTGGGCGTACCTGTGCTGGATCGTGGTACCGGTCGCCGACACCGTCGTCGACCGGCGGCGGAGCCGCTCCGCGCAGCAGGGCCCGGCGGACTGA